One window of Mixophyes fleayi isolate aMixFle1 chromosome 3, aMixFle1.hap1, whole genome shotgun sequence genomic DNA carries:
- the LOC142143775 gene encoding phospholipid scramblase 1-like isoform X1: protein MEMKEGNGVYDPNTGSNYPPAVNPGYPPPGMPGPYGYAQPPQGSYQPAAPGQPSYGPYGGGPPVQNQPMMQGGPTSAWMPAPPSDPNCPPGLEYLCQIDQLLVHQQVELLEALIGFETNNKYVIKNSMGQRVYFAAEQNDCCTLYFCGANRPFVLTIVDNTGREIIRIHRPFRCSTCCFPCCLQKLEVQSPPGTIIGYVTQNWHPFLPKFTIMNEKEEKILKIQGPCMPCRCCSDVNFELKSLDESSVVGRISKQWSGFVQEAFTDADNFGVQFPMDLDVKMKAVVLGACFLIDFMFFEKKAKNN from the exons ATGGAAATGAAAG AAGGCAATGGTGTATATGATCCAAACACTGGCTCAAATTACCCTCCTGCAGTGAATCCAGGTTACCCTCCTCCAGGTATGCCTGGACCTTATGGATATGCACAACCGCCACAAGGATCATACCAAC CAGCGGCACCAGGTCAGCCTAGCTATGGTCCCTATGGAGGAGGACCCCCTGTTCAAAACCAGCCAATGATGCAAGGTGGCCCAACATCTGCGTGGATGCCCGCACCTCCATCAGACCCAAACTGTCCACCAGGATTGGAATATCTGTGTCAG ATAGATCAACTTCTTGTTCATCAACAAGTGGAGCTACTAGAAG ctctgattggctttgAGACCAATAACAAATATGTGATCAAGAACAGCATGGGCCAGAGAGTGTACTTCGCTGCTGAGCAAAATGATTGCTGTACCCTATATTTCTGTGGAGCTAATCGACCCTTTGTTCTTACAATTGTTGATAACACTGGTCGTGAGATAATCCGGATACATCGACCTTTCAGATGTTCCACATGCTGTTTCCCCTGCTGCCTACAGAAA CTTGAAGTACAGTCTCCTCCTGGGACAATAATTGGCTATGTAACCCAGAACTGGCATCCATTTCTACCTAAGTTTACTATTATGAATGAGAAAGAGGAAAAGATCCTAAAAATCCAGGGCCCCTGCATGCCATGTAGGTGCTGTTCAGATGTGAACTTTGAG CTGAAATCCCTTGACGAGAGCTCTGTGGTTGGGAGAATATCCAAGCAGTGGTCTGGCTTTGTCCAGGAAGCTTTTACTGATGCTGATAACTTTGGAGTTCAGTTCCCCATGGACCTTGATGTGAAGATGAAAGCTGTCGTTCTTGGTGCCTGCTTCCTTATT
- the LOC142143775 gene encoding phospholipid scramblase 1-like isoform X2, with product MEMKEGNGVYDPNTGSNYPPAVNPGYPPPGMPGPYGYAQPPQGSYQPAPGQPSYGPYGGGPPVQNQPMMQGGPTSAWMPAPPSDPNCPPGLEYLCQIDQLLVHQQVELLEALIGFETNNKYVIKNSMGQRVYFAAEQNDCCTLYFCGANRPFVLTIVDNTGREIIRIHRPFRCSTCCFPCCLQKLEVQSPPGTIIGYVTQNWHPFLPKFTIMNEKEEKILKIQGPCMPCRCCSDVNFELKSLDESSVVGRISKQWSGFVQEAFTDADNFGVQFPMDLDVKMKAVVLGACFLIDFMFFEKKAKNN from the exons ATGGAAATGAAAG AAGGCAATGGTGTATATGATCCAAACACTGGCTCAAATTACCCTCCTGCAGTGAATCCAGGTTACCCTCCTCCAGGTATGCCTGGACCTTATGGATATGCACAACCGCCACAAGGATCATACCAAC CGGCACCAGGTCAGCCTAGCTATGGTCCCTATGGAGGAGGACCCCCTGTTCAAAACCAGCCAATGATGCAAGGTGGCCCAACATCTGCGTGGATGCCCGCACCTCCATCAGACCCAAACTGTCCACCAGGATTGGAATATCTGTGTCAG ATAGATCAACTTCTTGTTCATCAACAAGTGGAGCTACTAGAAG ctctgattggctttgAGACCAATAACAAATATGTGATCAAGAACAGCATGGGCCAGAGAGTGTACTTCGCTGCTGAGCAAAATGATTGCTGTACCCTATATTTCTGTGGAGCTAATCGACCCTTTGTTCTTACAATTGTTGATAACACTGGTCGTGAGATAATCCGGATACATCGACCTTTCAGATGTTCCACATGCTGTTTCCCCTGCTGCCTACAGAAA CTTGAAGTACAGTCTCCTCCTGGGACAATAATTGGCTATGTAACCCAGAACTGGCATCCATTTCTACCTAAGTTTACTATTATGAATGAGAAAGAGGAAAAGATCCTAAAAATCCAGGGCCCCTGCATGCCATGTAGGTGCTGTTCAGATGTGAACTTTGAG CTGAAATCCCTTGACGAGAGCTCTGTGGTTGGGAGAATATCCAAGCAGTGGTCTGGCTTTGTCCAGGAAGCTTTTACTGATGCTGATAACTTTGGAGTTCAGTTCCCCATGGACCTTGATGTGAAGATGAAAGCTGTCGTTCTTGGTGCCTGCTTCCTTATT
- the LOC142143775 gene encoding phospholipid scramblase 1-like isoform X3, with translation MPGPYGYAQPPQGSYQPAAPGQPSYGPYGGGPPVQNQPMMQGGPTSAWMPAPPSDPNCPPGLEYLCQIDQLLVHQQVELLEALIGFETNNKYVIKNSMGQRVYFAAEQNDCCTLYFCGANRPFVLTIVDNTGREIIRIHRPFRCSTCCFPCCLQKLEVQSPPGTIIGYVTQNWHPFLPKFTIMNEKEEKILKIQGPCMPCRCCSDVNFELKSLDESSVVGRISKQWSGFVQEAFTDADNFGVQFPMDLDVKMKAVVLGACFLIDFMFFEKKAKNN, from the exons ATGCCTGGACCTTATGGATATGCACAACCGCCACAAGGATCATACCAAC CAGCGGCACCAGGTCAGCCTAGCTATGGTCCCTATGGAGGAGGACCCCCTGTTCAAAACCAGCCAATGATGCAAGGTGGCCCAACATCTGCGTGGATGCCCGCACCTCCATCAGACCCAAACTGTCCACCAGGATTGGAATATCTGTGTCAG ATAGATCAACTTCTTGTTCATCAACAAGTGGAGCTACTAGAAG ctctgattggctttgAGACCAATAACAAATATGTGATCAAGAACAGCATGGGCCAGAGAGTGTACTTCGCTGCTGAGCAAAATGATTGCTGTACCCTATATTTCTGTGGAGCTAATCGACCCTTTGTTCTTACAATTGTTGATAACACTGGTCGTGAGATAATCCGGATACATCGACCTTTCAGATGTTCCACATGCTGTTTCCCCTGCTGCCTACAGAAA CTTGAAGTACAGTCTCCTCCTGGGACAATAATTGGCTATGTAACCCAGAACTGGCATCCATTTCTACCTAAGTTTACTATTATGAATGAGAAAGAGGAAAAGATCCTAAAAATCCAGGGCCCCTGCATGCCATGTAGGTGCTGTTCAGATGTGAACTTTGAG CTGAAATCCCTTGACGAGAGCTCTGTGGTTGGGAGAATATCCAAGCAGTGGTCTGGCTTTGTCCAGGAAGCTTTTACTGATGCTGATAACTTTGGAGTTCAGTTCCCCATGGACCTTGATGTGAAGATGAAAGCTGTCGTTCTTGGTGCCTGCTTCCTTATT